In Candidatus Legionella polyplacis, the following are encoded in one genomic region:
- a CDS encoding beta-ketoacyl-ACP synthase III, producing MKNVIINGTGCYLPNYILNNKELGSKINTSDKWIYTRTGIKKRHIASNYETTSFMACKAALNALENSNINAIDIDLILVATCTPNYFFPNIASHIQKALNVTHSIPSFDINAACSGFIYAMDIAKQYISSGNAKHILIVGSEVMSKTLNWVDRSTCVLFGDGAGAIILSESNKPGILSSILYTKYDVNSLLMYKNYSSKKKKSFIKMKGNKIFKLSVKIIENIINKVLDSCQLNKTDISWLIPHQSNIRIIQAVAKKLNFPMSQVIITIKNQGNTSAASIPLALDYAIRQKKKIKQNDLLLLESFGGGITCGAMLIRY from the coding sequence ATGAAAAATGTTATAATCAATGGAACAGGATGTTATTTACCAAATTATATATTAAATAATAAAGAATTAGGATCTAAAATAAATACTTCTGATAAATGGATATATACTCGTACTGGGATAAAAAAGAGACATATTGCTTCAAACTATGAAACAACTTCTTTTATGGCATGTAAAGCTGCATTAAATGCATTGGAAAATTCTAATATTAATGCAATTGATATCGATTTAATTTTAGTAGCTACATGTACTCCAAATTATTTTTTTCCCAATATAGCATCTCATATTCAGAAGGCACTTAATGTTACCCATTCTATTCCTTCATTTGATATTAATGCAGCATGTAGCGGATTCATTTATGCAATGGATATAGCTAAACAATATATTTCCTCTGGAAATGCAAAACATATTTTAATTGTAGGAAGTGAAGTAATGTCAAAAACTTTGAATTGGGTAGATAGATCTACTTGTGTTTTGTTTGGTGATGGTGCTGGAGCTATTATTTTAAGTGAAAGTAATAAACCTGGGATTTTATCAAGTATTTTATATACAAAATATGATGTTAATTCACTTTTAATGTATAAAAATTATTCTAGTAAGAAAAAAAAATCTTTTATTAAAATGAAAGGTAACAAAATTTTTAAACTTTCTGTAAAGATTATAGAAAATATAATCAACAAAGTATTAGATTCTTGTCAATTAAATAAAACAGATATTAGCTGGTTAATTCCTCATCAATCTAATATTCGAATTATTCAAGCAGTAGCCAAAAAATTAAATTTCCCTATGTCCCAGGTCATTATAACAATTAAAAATCAGGGAAACACTTCTGCAGCTTCTATACCTTTAGCATTAGACTATGCTATACGACAAAAAAAAAAAATTAAGCAAAATGATTTATTGTTATTAGAATCTTTTGGAGGAGGAATAACATGTGGAGCTATGTTAATACGGTATTAA
- the plsX gene encoding phosphate acyltransferase PlsX → MKKIIIAIDVMGGDYGVKASIPACVHSIKKNSNLKLLLVGNQEQIHMQLKKFNMIKHEQFSIVHTSEEISMNQSPISAIRNKKNSSMHIAIKLIKEKKAHACVSAGNTGALVAISNFFLKTLPGIERPGIMAVFPTITGKTRILDLGANITCNVEHLFQFAIMGTALIEILDKKMNPKVGLLNIGVEDIKGNDQIKLTSYKLKQSKIINYIGYVEGNSVYTGKVDLIICDGFTGNIVLKTNEGLAKLILIKIKELFYKNFFTKLLGVISMPVWLKIKKKMDPIYYNGAILLGLNGIVIKSHGNACEKAFEFAIKEAIKEVENNVIDLLRDRMINYVNKGLLT, encoded by the coding sequence TTGAAAAAAATAATTATTGCAATTGATGTAATGGGTGGAGATTATGGAGTTAAAGCATCAATACCAGCTTGTGTACATTCAATAAAAAAAAATTCAAATTTAAAATTATTATTAGTTGGTAATCAAGAACAAATTCATATGCAACTTAAAAAGTTTAATATGATTAAACATGAACAATTTTCAATTGTTCATACATCTGAAGAAATTTCTATGAATCAATCTCCGATAAGTGCTATAAGAAACAAAAAAAATTCTTCTATGCATATAGCAATAAAATTAATTAAAGAAAAAAAAGCTCATGCATGTGTAAGTGCTGGAAATACAGGAGCATTAGTAGCAATATCTAATTTTTTTTTAAAAACTTTACCTGGAATTGAAAGACCTGGAATTATGGCTGTCTTTCCAACTATAACTGGGAAAACTCGCATTTTAGATTTAGGTGCGAATATTACCTGTAATGTAGAACATTTATTTCAATTTGCAATTATGGGAACTGCTTTAATTGAGATTTTAGATAAAAAAATGAATCCTAAAGTTGGGTTATTAAATATTGGAGTAGAAGATATAAAAGGTAATGATCAAATTAAATTAACTTCTTATAAATTAAAACAATCTAAAATAATAAATTATATAGGATATGTTGAAGGAAATTCTGTATATACTGGGAAAGTAGATTTAATAATTTGTGATGGATTTACAGGTAATATTGTGTTAAAAACCAATGAAGGGTTAGCAAAATTAATATTAATTAAAATTAAAGAATTATTTTATAAGAATTTTTTTACTAAATTATTAGGAGTTATATCGATGCCTGTGTGGTTAAAGATAAAAAAAAAAATGGATCCTATTTATTATAATGGAGCTATCCTATTAGGATTAAATGGTATTGTTATTAAAAGTCATGGAAATGCATGTGAAAAAGCTTTTGAGTTTGCAATTAAAGAAGCAATAAAAGAAGTAGAAAATAATGTTATTGATTTGTTAAGAGATAGAATGATAAATTATGTAAATAAAGGTTTATTAACATGA
- the rpmF gene encoding 50S ribosomal protein L32 → MAVQQNKKSRSKRNMRRSHDQVHIPTLSIDNVTKEVHIRHHITKDGYYKGKKILHIKKTKKIKE, encoded by the coding sequence ATGGCAGTACAACAAAATAAAAAGTCTCGTTCAAAAAGAAATATGAGAAGATCTCATGATCAAGTACATATTCCTACATTATCAATAGATAATGTTACCAAAGAAGTACATATAAGACATCATATAACAAAAGATGGTTATTACAAAGGAAAAAAAATACTACATATTAAAAAAACTAAAAAAATAAAAGAGTAA